The following are from one region of the Geoalkalibacter subterraneus genome:
- a CDS encoding UbiD family decarboxylase has protein sequence MGYRNLRECVADLEKTGRLRRIEVEVDPDQEIGIIQRRVYAQGGPALLFTRAKGSGFPLLGNLFGTLERTRYLFRDSLAHVETLVRLKLDPRELMRRPGTLPKALLGAAHLLPRRVDKGPILAHRTSLSRLPQLKSWPLDGGAFITLPQVYSEDPERPGWRHGNLGMYRVQISGNRYQPDLEAGLHYQIHRGIGVHHSEALRRGEALRVNVFVGGPPSLNVAAVMPLPEGMPELAFAGLLGGRRISLVPAANGLPMPAEADFVISGTIDPRRTLPEGPFGDHLGYYSLAHDFPVLQVEAVHHRPEAIWPFTTVGRPPQEDTTFGAFIHELTGPLIPDVLPGIHAVHAVDAAGVHPLLLALGSERYVPYAEKREPMELLTQANAVLGQGQLSLAKYLLIAAREDAPGLDIHDIEAFIQHVLERIDWRRDLHFQTRTTIDTLDYSGHGLNAGSKVVMAAAGEPRRTLPREIASDLALPAGFSAPRVVLPGVLAVQGPPHVGKRGESAADMETFCAYFDTQAAINRFPLVVVVDDSEQVACQLNNFLWTVFTRSNPATDVHGISAFSEARHWGCRGALVIDARAKNFHPPALEEDPAAVRRVEELAASGGPLHGLF, from the coding sequence ATGGGCTATCGCAATCTGCGGGAATGTGTCGCGGATCTGGAAAAAACGGGGCGCTTGCGTCGCATTGAAGTGGAGGTCGATCCCGACCAGGAGATCGGCATCATTCAGCGCAGAGTTTATGCGCAAGGCGGACCGGCGCTGCTGTTTACCCGTGCTAAAGGGAGCGGTTTTCCACTGCTCGGCAACCTGTTCGGCACCCTGGAGCGCACCCGCTACCTGTTTCGCGATTCTCTGGCGCATGTGGAGACGCTGGTCAGGCTCAAACTCGATCCGCGCGAACTGATGCGCAGACCCGGCACGCTTCCGAAAGCTCTGTTGGGCGCCGCCCATCTGCTGCCGCGGCGCGTCGACAAGGGGCCGATCCTGGCCCACCGCACAAGCCTCAGCCGTCTGCCGCAGCTCAAGTCATGGCCCCTCGACGGCGGCGCCTTCATTACCCTGCCCCAGGTTTATTCCGAAGATCCCGAACGCCCCGGCTGGCGTCATGGCAACCTCGGCATGTACCGGGTGCAGATTTCCGGCAACCGCTACCAGCCCGACCTGGAGGCGGGTTTGCATTACCAGATTCACCGCGGCATCGGTGTTCACCATTCCGAGGCATTGCGGCGCGGCGAAGCGCTGCGGGTCAATGTTTTTGTCGGCGGGCCGCCCAGCCTCAACGTGGCGGCGGTGATGCCGCTGCCGGAAGGGATGCCGGAGCTGGCGTTTGCCGGCCTGCTCGGCGGCCGCCGGATCTCGCTGGTGCCGGCGGCCAACGGCCTGCCCATGCCGGCGGAGGCCGATTTCGTCATTTCGGGGACGATCGATCCCCGGCGCACGCTTCCCGAAGGGCCCTTCGGAGATCACCTTGGATATTACAGCCTGGCGCACGATTTCCCCGTCCTGCAGGTGGAAGCGGTTCATCACCGCCCGGAGGCCATCTGGCCCTTTACCACGGTGGGGCGCCCGCCGCAGGAAGATACCACCTTCGGCGCATTCATTCATGAACTGACCGGTCCGCTGATCCCCGATGTGCTGCCGGGCATTCATGCCGTGCATGCCGTGGATGCCGCGGGCGTTCACCCTCTGCTGCTGGCGCTGGGCAGCGAGCGCTATGTTCCCTATGCCGAAAAGCGTGAACCGATGGAGCTGCTGACGCAGGCCAATGCGGTCTTGGGGCAGGGGCAGCTGTCGCTGGCCAAGTATCTGCTGATCGCAGCCCGTGAAGATGCGCCAGGACTGGACATCCATGATATCGAGGCCTTTATTCAGCATGTGCTGGAACGTATCGACTGGCGGCGCGACCTGCACTTCCAGACCCGGACAACGATCGACACCCTTGATTACAGCGGACACGGCCTCAATGCCGGCTCCAAGGTGGTGATGGCGGCTGCCGGCGAACCACGGCGCACCCTGCCGAGAGAGATCGCCTCCGACCTGGCTCTGCCGGCTGGATTCAGTGCTCCCAGGGTCGTCCTGCCGGGAGTGCTGGCGGTTCAGGGTCCGCCCCATGTCGGGAAACGCGGAGAATCTGCCGCCGATATGGAGACCTTCTGCGCCTATTTCGACACGCAGGCGGCCATAAACCGCTTCCCCCTTGTTGTGGTGGTGGATGACAGCGAGCAGGTGGCGTGCCAGCTGAACAATTTTCTGTGGACGGTGTTCACGCGCAGCAACCCGGCCACAGACGTCCACGGCATCAGTGCCTTTAGCGAAGCCCGTCACTGGGGCTGCCGCGGGGCGCTGGTCATCGATGCGCGGGCCAAGAATTTCCACCCTCCAGCGCTGGAGGAGGACCCGGCAGCGGTGCGGCGCGTAGAGGAGCTGGCCGCCTCCGGCGGCCCGTTGCACGGCCTTTTCTAG
- a CDS encoding PLP-dependent cysteine synthase family protein, which yields MVSSDLTPRTDNNLCAAIGNTPLVALEHLSPNPGVRILAKLEGGNPGGSVKDRPAWYMIKKAEESGDLVREKIILEPTSGNTGIALAMIAAARQYRIKLVMPACVSLERRQILEAYGAELVLSPPDEGTDGAIRLAHQIFQEDPERYYMPNQYANPNNVLAHYETTGPEIWQQTDGRVDAFVAGMGTSGTLMGVGAFLRERNPEVLVVGVEPVLGHKVQGLKNMQEAIVPEIYRPRALDRKLTIDDDEAFETARQLALREGVLAGMSSGAAVAGAVRVAAELDHGVVVTLLPDRGDRYLSTTLFRARCAKCLP from the coding sequence ATGGTTTCATCCGACTTGACGCCCAGGACCGACAACAACCTCTGTGCCGCCATCGGCAACACCCCGCTGGTGGCCCTCGAACACCTCAGCCCCAACCCCGGCGTGCGCATTCTTGCCAAACTCGAAGGCGGCAACCCGGGGGGATCGGTCAAGGACCGACCGGCCTGGTATATGATCAAGAAGGCCGAAGAAAGCGGAGACCTGGTGCGGGAGAAGATCATTCTTGAGCCGACCTCCGGCAACACGGGCATCGCCCTGGCCATGATTGCAGCGGCACGACAGTACCGGATCAAGCTGGTGATGCCGGCCTGCGTGAGTCTGGAGCGTCGCCAGATTCTTGAAGCATACGGGGCGGAACTGGTCCTCTCGCCGCCTGACGAAGGAACCGACGGTGCTATCCGTCTGGCGCACCAGATTTTCCAGGAGGATCCTGAGCGCTATTACATGCCAAATCAATACGCCAATCCCAATAATGTCCTGGCTCATTACGAGACCACCGGTCCCGAAATCTGGCAGCAGACCGATGGCCGGGTCGATGCCTTTGTGGCCGGTATGGGTACCTCCGGCACACTGATGGGGGTCGGTGCTTTTCTGCGCGAGCGCAATCCGGAAGTGCTGGTGGTGGGTGTCGAACCGGTGCTGGGGCATAAGGTGCAGGGGCTCAAGAACATGCAGGAGGCCATCGTCCCCGAGATCTATCGACCCCGGGCGCTGGACCGCAAACTGACCATCGACGATGATGAAGCCTTCGAAACAGCTCGGCAACTGGCGTTGCGCGAAGGGGTGCTGGCGGGGATGTCGAGTGGCGCGGCGGTAGCCGGTGCTGTGCGGGTTGCCGCAGAACTGGATCATGGCGTGGTGGTCACTCTGCTGCCTGACCGGGGTGACCGTTACCTGAGCACGACCCTGTTCCGTGCCCGCTGCGCCAAATGCCTCCCCTGA
- a CDS encoding EAL domain-containing protein: MYVIARAVIGLARNLELSVTAEGVETREQLDFSGECDCQGVQGFYFAPPMGVSDFNAWHPIEGGRQ, translated from the coding sequence ATGTACGTCATTGCAAGAGCGGTCATCGGCCTGGCACGCAACCTTGAGCTGAGCGTTACCGCCGAGGGGGTTGAAACGCGGGAACAATTGGATTTTTCAGGAGAATGCGACTGTCAGGGAGTGCAGGGATTTTACTTCGCTCCCCCCATGGGAGTAAGCGATTTCAATGCGTGGCACCCGATAGAGGGGGGAAGGCAGTAG
- a CDS encoding acyl-homoserine-lactone synthase, with amino-acid sequence MVKKPRLTSQRKKLLRHKVFYETLRWEVNSINGRERDLYDDLKPVYPVSRDRYGRVTGTMRLLPTTGPYMLADVFPQLLRGEDPPRAEHIWEISRFAVLSPDDPNRERAQAQLNSDTFHLLRCATRFARQ; translated from the coding sequence ATTGTCAAGAAGCCCAGGCTGACCTCACAGCGAAAAAAACTGCTGCGCCACAAAGTCTTCTACGAGACACTGCGCTGGGAGGTCAACAGCATCAACGGTCGGGAGCGTGATCTCTACGACGACCTGAAACCGGTATATCCTGTCAGCCGCGACCGATACGGTCGGGTCACCGGCACCATGCGCCTTCTGCCGACCACCGGCCCCTACATGCTCGCGGATGTTTTCCCGCAGCTGCTGCGCGGTGAGGATCCGCCCAGGGCTGAACATATCTGGGAAATCAGCCGCTTTGCAGTCTTGTCCCCCGATGACCCCAACCGCGAACGCGCCCAGGCACAACTCAACTCCGACACTTTTCACCTGCTGCGCTGCGCCACCCGCTTTGCACGGCAGTAG
- a CDS encoding ferritin family protein, whose translation MPEFANPFSGNKCDRRLTKEELIRAIRYNIAAEYEAIQLYMQLAESIDDRLAKEVLVDIANEEREHVGEFLRLLHHLDPEEQKFYDQGSEEVEEEMEKLGITK comes from the coding sequence GTGCCTGAATTTGCAAATCCTTTTTCCGGAAACAAGTGTGATCGCCGGTTGACCAAGGAAGAGCTCATTCGCGCCATTCGCTACAATATCGCAGCGGAATACGAAGCGATCCAGCTCTACATGCAGCTGGCCGAATCGATCGATGATCGTCTCGCAAAAGAGGTTCTCGTCGATATCGCCAACGAAGAGCGCGAGCATGTCGGTGAGTTTCTGCGCCTCCTCCACCATCTTGATCCCGAGGAACAGAAATTCTACGACCAGGGCAGCGAAGAGGTGGAAGAGGAGATGGAAAAACTGGGAATAACAAAATAA
- a CDS encoding cytochrome-c peroxidase — protein MFRKTAFAAIFILISAGMAVAADDLMKRAQGQFKPIPQDPPAIEGNAATPEKVELGRMLYFDPRLSKSQLISCQTCHNVGLAGADLQEVSTGHGWQKGPRNSPTTFNAVFNRAQFWDGRAKDLAEQAKGPVQASVEMNNTPEQVIKTLSSIPAYGEAFKAAFPGEENALTFDNMAKAIEVFEATLLTPDSPLDQYLKGDEAALDDNQKQGLKAFMDKGCAACHNGVNIGGSNYFPFGVVEKPGADVMSEDDTGRYQVTNTAADKYVFRSPSLRNVAITQPYFHSGKVWSLHDAVEIMGSAQLGISLTNDEIDRITEFLETLTGHQPEVTHPVLPPSTDNTPKPVLD, from the coding sequence ATGTTTCGAAAGACAGCTTTTGCAGCAATTTTTATTCTTATAAGTGCCGGCATGGCTGTTGCCGCCGATGATCTGATGAAGCGCGCGCAAGGACAGTTCAAGCCCATTCCCCAGGATCCGCCGGCCATTGAGGGCAATGCGGCTACGCCGGAGAAGGTGGAGCTGGGACGCATGCTGTATTTTGACCCGCGTCTCTCCAAATCCCAGTTGATCAGCTGCCAGACCTGTCACAACGTCGGGCTGGCCGGGGCCGATCTGCAGGAGGTTTCAACAGGCCACGGCTGGCAGAAAGGGCCGCGCAACTCCCCGACGACCTTCAACGCTGTCTTCAACCGTGCCCAGTTCTGGGATGGCCGCGCCAAGGACCTGGCGGAGCAGGCCAAAGGCCCGGTGCAGGCATCGGTGGAAATGAACAACACGCCTGAACAGGTGATCAAGACCCTCAGCAGCATCCCTGCCTACGGCGAGGCGTTCAAGGCGGCTTTCCCCGGTGAGGAGAATGCCTTGACCTTCGACAACATGGCCAAAGCAATAGAAGTTTTCGAAGCGACTCTGCTGACGCCTGATTCACCTTTGGACCAATACCTTAAAGGCGACGAGGCCGCCCTTGACGACAACCAGAAACAGGGCCTTAAAGCATTTATGGACAAGGGGTGCGCCGCTTGCCACAACGGCGTGAACATCGGCGGGTCGAATTACTTTCCCTTCGGCGTGGTTGAAAAGCCCGGTGCCGATGTCATGTCAGAAGACGACACGGGGCGGTACCAGGTCACAAACACCGCGGCCGATAAATATGTATTTCGCTCCCCCTCCCTGCGCAACGTAGCGATTACGCAACCTTATTTCCACTCGGGCAAAGTCTGGAGTCTGCATGATGCCGTTGAGATCATGGGCTCGGCCCAGCTTGGCATCTCCCTCACCAATGATGAGATTGATCGCATTACCGAATTTCTCGAAACTCTGACAGGCCATCAGCCGGAAGTCACCCATCCTGTGCTGCCGCCCAGCACCGACAACACGCCCAAGCCGGTTCTCGATTAA
- a CDS encoding phospholipase D-like domain-containing protein, with protein sequence MRANELFEEGKNCWRICRADRAAVLVDGAAYFSALADALEKARHSIFIIGWDIDSRIRLRRDRQDEPPLGDFLNNLAKKHRDLRIYVLDWDFAMLYALDREPLPVFKLGWSTHKRLEFKLDARHPVGACHHQKLVVIDDSLAFCGGIDLTHGRWDTPQHAPHDPKRHDNEEDQPPFHDVQMMVSGEAAAALGELARRRWRRAGGGEPVGISSPTSDHWPQKVDVEFKDVPVAISRTEPSYEDEAEVTEVRQMWVDAVAAARRRIYIENQYLTASKVVDVLVRSLEREQGPEIVIMLSRQHTGWLEEATMGVLTQRQVNRLREADQHHRLRIVYPERTDLGEKFIKVHAKVLVVDDVLVRVGSANLNNRSMGFDTECDLSLFAEDDEARRSVSRFCCRMLGEHLDMEIDEVERELRRRDSMISLIDERSDRERSLRPFDWEIEPFYERMVPDGSLVDPEKPVQFEDLVDQILAGDSDAPRESTKVGLNKIRTLLALVGAALLLAAAWRWTPLGDYLDLEKLREWAGWVKQSRFAPLLLMLIYIVGGLALLPVTVLIVVTILTFGPWWGGTYALLGALLSALVTYGRALGGA encoded by the coding sequence ATGCGAGCGAACGAGCTGTTTGAAGAAGGGAAAAACTGCTGGCGCATCTGCCGGGCCGACAGGGCCGCAGTGCTGGTCGATGGAGCAGCCTATTTCAGCGCCCTGGCTGATGCCCTGGAAAAGGCCCGGCACAGCATCTTCATTATCGGCTGGGACATCGACAGTCGTATCCGGCTGCGCCGCGACCGGCAGGATGAGCCGCCGCTTGGCGACTTCCTCAACAACCTTGCAAAAAAGCATCGGGATTTGCGTATTTATGTGCTCGATTGGGACTTTGCCATGCTCTACGCGCTGGACCGCGAGCCCCTGCCGGTCTTCAAACTCGGCTGGAGTACCCATAAAAGACTCGAGTTCAAACTTGATGCACGGCATCCCGTCGGGGCCTGCCATCACCAGAAATTGGTGGTGATTGACGACAGCCTTGCCTTCTGCGGAGGTATCGATCTGACGCATGGCCGCTGGGACACCCCGCAGCACGCCCCCCACGATCCGAAACGGCACGACAATGAAGAGGATCAGCCCCCCTTCCACGATGTACAGATGATGGTTTCCGGCGAAGCGGCCGCGGCCCTGGGCGAACTGGCGCGCCGACGCTGGCGGCGTGCCGGTGGCGGGGAGCCGGTGGGAATCTCCTCTCCGACATCCGATCACTGGCCGCAGAAGGTGGATGTCGAATTTAAAGACGTTCCTGTCGCCATAAGTCGCACAGAGCCTTCCTACGAGGATGAGGCCGAAGTGACGGAAGTCAGGCAGATGTGGGTTGATGCCGTGGCTGCGGCGCGACGACGCATCTATATTGAAAACCAATACCTGACCGCCTCCAAGGTGGTGGATGTTCTTGTGAGATCCCTGGAGCGGGAGCAGGGACCGGAGATCGTCATCATGCTGTCACGCCAGCACACTGGATGGCTCGAAGAGGCGACCATGGGTGTTCTCACCCAGCGCCAGGTCAATCGTCTGCGTGAAGCGGACCAGCATCACCGGCTGCGCATTGTCTACCCTGAACGCACCGACCTGGGAGAGAAGTTTATCAAGGTGCATGCCAAGGTGCTGGTGGTGGATGATGTGCTGGTGCGGGTCGGCTCCGCCAACCTCAACAATCGCAGTATGGGGTTTGATACCGAATGCGACCTGAGCCTTTTCGCCGAGGACGATGAGGCCCGCCGCTCTGTGAGCCGTTTCTGCTGTCGTATGCTGGGCGAGCACCTGGATATGGAGATCGATGAAGTGGAGCGGGAACTGCGCCGCAGGGACAGCATGATCTCGCTGATCGATGAGCGCAGCGACAGGGAGCGTTCTCTGCGCCCATTCGATTGGGAGATTGAACCCTTCTATGAGCGCATGGTTCCCGATGGCTCCCTGGTGGACCCGGAAAAGCCGGTTCAGTTTGAAGATCTGGTCGATCAGATCCTCGCCGGCGACAGCGACGCCCCCCGTGAAAGCACGAAGGTCGGGTTGAATAAAATACGTACCCTGCTTGCACTGGTCGGGGCAGCGCTGCTCTTGGCTGCCGCCTGGCGCTGGACGCCGCTGGGAGACTATCTCGACCTGGAGAAGTTGCGCGAATGGGCCGGGTGGGTGAAGCAGAGCCGCTTTGCACCGCTTCTTTTGATGCTGATCTACATCGTCGGCGGTTTGGCGCTGCTGCCGGTAACGGTGCTGATCGTCGTGACAATTCTCACTTTCGGCCCCTGGTGGGGAGGTACATACGCCCTGCTGGGGGCTCTGCTCAGTGCCCTTGTCACCTATGGTCGGGCGTTGGGTGGGGCGTGA
- a CDS encoding endonuclease/exonuclease/phosphatase family protein yields MTPQKAETEKGVLRVASYNIHQGVGGDGQQDLQRVAQVINDLAADVVALQEVHVRFGGEAQRRQLDFLAQATEMSPVCGATMMRPDGHYGNAVLVRTPILREQLHDLSFSGREPRGVIDLLLETDLGPVRFLATHLGLRPSERRHQVRRLLAWIERAEHPVVLAGDFNEWFPWGRAARWLTRPFLSQRSPRTFPAKYPLFGLDRIFVAPPLRVMQLDAVDQGFARIASDHLPLLALIEKSAPRLAESAAPAQQKGAQGEQHQVGCPGQQNDDGACRQVEGIA; encoded by the coding sequence ATGACCCCTCAAAAGGCGGAAACGGAAAAAGGCGTACTCCGGGTGGCCAGCTACAATATCCACCAGGGTGTCGGGGGGGACGGGCAGCAGGATCTGCAGCGGGTGGCGCAGGTCATCAATGATCTGGCTGCCGATGTGGTCGCTTTGCAGGAGGTCCACGTGAGATTCGGCGGAGAAGCTCAGCGCCGCCAGCTCGACTTCCTCGCCCAGGCGACGGAAATGTCGCCCGTGTGCGGGGCAACGATGATGCGCCCTGACGGTCATTACGGCAACGCCGTGCTCGTGCGTACCCCGATTCTACGGGAGCAGCTGCATGATCTGAGCTTCTCAGGCCGTGAGCCGCGCGGGGTGATCGACCTGCTGCTTGAAACGGATCTGGGGCCTGTCCGCTTTCTGGCGACCCATCTGGGATTGCGCCCCAGTGAGCGGCGTCATCAGGTTCGCCGACTGCTGGCCTGGATTGAGCGTGCCGAGCATCCGGTAGTTCTGGCCGGTGACTTCAATGAATGGTTTCCCTGGGGGCGAGCGGCACGCTGGCTGACGCGGCCATTTCTTTCTCAGCGCTCTCCACGCACCTTCCCGGCAAAATATCCCCTGTTCGGGCTTGACCGCATTTTTGTCGCGCCCCCTTTACGGGTTATGCAGCTTGATGCGGTCGATCAGGGTTTTGCCCGCATCGCGTCTGATCACCTGCCATTGCTTGCGTTGATCGAAAAAAGTGCTCCCAGGCTGGCAGAATCAGCGGCGCCCGCGCAGCAGAAGGGCGCTCAGGGAGAGCAGCATCAGGTAGGTTGCCCCGGTCAGCAGAATGATGACGGCGCCTGCAGGCAGGTCGAGGGAATAGCTTAA
- a CDS encoding metal ABC transporter permease: MLEFFADLRQYSFLQHALLSAVLASIACGVVGSYVVARRITYLAGGIAHCVLGGMGAALYLQKAQGWSWLHPIYGALFAAILAAVIIGLVSLHGRQREDTAIGALWAIGMAVGILFISQTPGYNEDLMSYLFGNLLMVSSDQLQLMVVLDLIVVGLAALFYHQFQAVCFDEEFARLRGIPVNFFYLLLLCLTALTVVLLVTVVGIILVIALLTLPVAIANLFARSLWQIMILAAGISMLLSSSGLALSYSLDLPAGAVIILLTGATYLMLLSLSALLLRGRR; encoded by the coding sequence ATGCTAGAGTTTTTCGCCGACCTGCGCCAATACAGTTTTCTGCAGCATGCCCTGCTCAGTGCGGTGCTGGCCAGCATCGCCTGCGGCGTGGTGGGCAGCTATGTGGTGGCACGCCGCATTACTTACCTGGCGGGCGGGATCGCCCACTGCGTACTGGGCGGCATGGGCGCGGCTCTCTATCTGCAGAAAGCCCAGGGCTGGAGCTGGCTTCACCCGATCTACGGGGCGCTGTTCGCCGCAATTCTGGCAGCGGTGATTATCGGACTGGTCAGCCTGCACGGGCGTCAGCGCGAAGATACGGCGATCGGTGCCCTGTGGGCGATCGGCATGGCGGTCGGCATTCTGTTTATCTCCCAGACCCCCGGCTACAACGAAGACCTGATGAGCTACCTGTTCGGCAACCTGCTCATGGTTTCAAGCGATCAGCTCCAGTTGATGGTGGTGCTCGACCTGATCGTGGTCGGGCTGGCCGCTCTCTTCTATCATCAATTTCAGGCGGTCTGTTTCGACGAGGAATTTGCACGCCTGCGCGGCATCCCGGTCAATTTTTTCTACCTCCTGTTATTATGCCTGACCGCCCTTACAGTCGTACTGCTGGTCACCGTGGTGGGGATTATCCTGGTGATCGCCCTGCTGACTCTGCCCGTCGCCATTGCCAACCTGTTTGCTCGCTCCCTATGGCAGATCATGATACTGGCCGCCGGTATCAGCATGCTGCTGAGCAGCAGCGGTCTGGCATTAAGCTATTCCCTCGACCTGCCTGCAGGCGCCGTCATCATTCTGCTGACCGGGGCAACCTACCTGATGCTGCTCTCCCTGAGCGCCCTTCTGCTGCGCGGGCGCCGCTGA
- a CDS encoding metal ABC transporter ATP-binding protein, which produces MTRLEENSEPAIEIRRLSFRYQGPTILQNVSLTIRSGEMVAIVGPNGGGKTTLLKLILGLLRAEHGEVQVFGRPPRRSWAQIGYMPQHSHLDPDFPVTVLDTVLMGRLGPTHRFGPMGRKERELAMEKLEQVGLVDKAHQPLNALSGGQRQRVLIARALVTEPRLLLLDEPTANLDLRVENEFHQLLRKINRTLTVALVSHDLGFVSPLVDRVVCVNREVRVHPTSEITGEVISKIYGGDMCMVRHDHDCAGGAPC; this is translated from the coding sequence TTGACAAGACTCGAAGAAAACAGCGAGCCGGCAATTGAAATTCGCCGGCTTTCCTTTCGCTACCAGGGGCCAACGATTCTGCAGAATGTCTCCCTGACGATACGCAGCGGCGAAATGGTGGCAATCGTCGGCCCCAATGGAGGCGGCAAGACCACTCTGTTGAAATTGATTCTCGGCCTTTTGCGCGCTGAACATGGGGAGGTGCAGGTGTTCGGGCGCCCGCCGCGCAGAAGCTGGGCCCAGATCGGCTATATGCCGCAGCACTCCCATCTCGACCCCGACTTTCCCGTCACCGTGCTGGACACGGTTCTGATGGGACGGCTCGGCCCCACCCACCGCTTCGGCCCCATGGGCCGCAAGGAGCGCGAGCTTGCCATGGAAAAGCTGGAGCAGGTCGGTCTGGTGGATAAAGCTCACCAGCCATTAAACGCACTCTCCGGGGGACAACGCCAGCGGGTGCTCATCGCCCGGGCGCTGGTCACCGAACCGCGGCTTCTGCTCCTCGATGAGCCAACCGCCAATCTCGATCTGAGGGTGGAAAACGAATTTCACCAGCTGCTGCGAAAAATTAACCGCACGCTCACTGTTGCGCTCGTCTCCCACGATCTCGGCTTTGTTTCTCCCCTGGTCGACAGGGTCGTCTGTGTCAATCGCGAAGTCAGGGTGCACCCCACCAGCGAAATCACCGGTGAAGTGATCAGCAAAATCTACGGCGGGGACATGTGCATGGTGCGCCATGACCACGACTGCGCAGGGGGCGCGCCATGCTAG
- a CDS encoding metal ABC transporter solute-binding protein, Zn/Mn family, whose product MIRLRALFFVTGFFLCIAGTGWGEQNKKLSVFTTIEPQAYLLEKVGGKHLEVNVLVQAGQNMHTFEPAPRQLTKLARSQLYFTLGLPLEKPLLDRISSDKQAFEVIDASVGIERRAIDGEEAHHHDHGHTHHDQILDDPHIWLDPQRARKIAQNMAEALILRDPGHEADYRRNLQSLVEELDATHRQIKEKLAPFSGSAILVYHGAFGYFTDAYGLRQIAVEIGGKSPSARELSRLIDAARQYQVRVVFVQPQFSRSSARTLAEAINGRVATIDPLAPDYCDNLKRMAEAVHNALAD is encoded by the coding sequence ATGATTCGTTTGCGGGCTCTTTTTTTCGTTACCGGCTTTTTTCTATGCATAGCGGGCACCGGCTGGGGGGAGCAAAACAAAAAACTCTCCGTTTTTACGACCATTGAACCCCAGGCCTATTTGCTTGAAAAGGTGGGTGGTAAGCACCTTGAGGTCAACGTCCTGGTGCAAGCTGGTCAAAACATGCATACGTTTGAACCTGCGCCGCGTCAGTTGACAAAGCTGGCCCGCTCTCAGCTATATTTCACCCTGGGGTTGCCGCTGGAGAAGCCGCTGCTGGACCGTATCTCCTCCGACAAACAGGCCTTCGAAGTCATCGACGCATCAGTCGGTATTGAAAGACGCGCCATCGATGGAGAGGAGGCCCACCACCATGACCATGGCCATACCCATCATGATCAGATCCTGGACGATCCCCACATCTGGCTTGATCCGCAACGGGCACGGAAAATCGCGCAGAATATGGCCGAAGCCCTGATCCTTCGTGATCCAGGCCATGAGGCAGACTATCGTCGGAATCTGCAGAGCCTGGTTGAAGAGCTCGACGCCACTCACCGCCAGATCAAGGAAAAGCTGGCGCCCTTCTCCGGCAGCGCTATTCTGGTCTACCATGGGGCTTTCGGCTATTTTACCGATGCCTACGGTTTGCGCCAGATTGCCGTCGAAATCGGCGGGAAGAGCCCCAGCGCCCGTGAGCTGTCACGACTGATCGACGCCGCCCGCCAATACCAGGTGAGGGTGGTATTCGTTCAGCCCCAATTCTCCCGCAGCAGTGCCCGGACCCTGGCCGAAGCCATCAACGGCCGGGTCGCAACCATCGACCCACTTGCGCCCGACTATTGCGACAACCTGAAACGCATGGCAGAGGCCGTGCACAATGCCCTGGCGGATTGA